The Cuculus canorus isolate bCucCan1 chromosome 5, bCucCan1.pri, whole genome shotgun sequence genome window below encodes:
- the ACTR10 gene encoding actin-related protein 10 has translation MPLYEGLGSGGEKTAVVIDLGEAFTKCGFAGETGPRCIIPSEIKKPSVAKPVKVVQYNINTEELYSYLKEFIHMLYFRHLLVNPRDRRVVIIESVLCPSHFRDTLTRVLFKHFEVPSVLFAPSHLMSLLTLGINSAMVLDCGYAESLVLPIYEGIPILSCWGSLPLGGKAIHKELEYQLLEQCTVDTGSAKGQSLPSVMGSVPEDIVEDIKVRTCFVSDLQRGLKIQAAKFNIDGSAERPSPPPDVDYPLDGEKILHVVGPIRDSVVEILFEQDNEETSVATLILDSLIQCPIDTRKQLAENLVVIGGTAMLPGFLHRLMAEIRYLVEKPKYKEVLATKTFRIHTPPAKPNCVAWLGGAIFGALQDILGSRSVSKEYYSQTGRIPDWCCLNNPPLEMMFDVGKAPPPLMKRAFSTEK, from the exons ATGCCGCTGTACGAGGGGTTGGGAAGCGGCGGGGAGAAGACAGCGGTTGTGATAGACCTGGGCGAGGCCTTCACCAA GTGTGGCTTTGCAGGAGAAACGGGACCACGATGTATTATTCCTAGTGAAATAAAGAAACCCAGTGTTGCTAAG CCTGTCAAAGTCGTTCAGTACAATATTAATACAGAAGAGCTGTATTCATATCTGAAGGAATTTATCCATATGCTGTATTTCAG ACACCTGCTGGTGAATCCCAGAGACCGCCGTGTTGTGATCATAGAATCTGTCTTGTGCCCTTCGCATTTCAGGGACACCCTCACCAGGGTCCTTTTCAAACACTTTGAG GTTCCTTCCGTTTTGTTTGCTCCGAGTCATCTAATGTCTCTGCTGACCCTTGGGATCAATTCTGCCATGGTGCTGGACTGTGGATATGCAGAAAGCTTGGTGCTACCT ATATATGAGGGAATTCCAATTCTGAGCTGCTGGGGTTCTCTGCCCTTGGGAGGAAAGGCTATCCACAA GGAGCTGGAATATCAGCTGTTGGAGCAGTGCACAGTTGATACAGGATCAGCCAAAGGACAAAGCCTTCCATCTGTGATGG gctCAGTTCCAGAAGACATAGTAGAGGATATAAAAG TCCGCACTTGTTTTGTGAGCGATCTCCAACGTGGACTGAAGATCCAAGCAGCCAAGTTCAACATTGATGGCAGTGCTGAG cGTCCTTCACCGCCTCCAGATGTGGACTACCCTTTAGACGGAGAGAAGATTCTCCATGTAGTCGGCCCCATCAG AGACTCCGTTGTGGAAATACTATTTGAACAGGATAATGAAGAGACCTCTGTTGCCACTTTGATCTTAGATTCACTCATTCAG TGTCCAATAGACACCAGGAAGCAGCTGGCGGAGAACTTGGTAGTCATTGGTGGCACCGCGATGTTGCCAGGATTCCTCCACAGGCTCATGGCAGAAATCAGGTACCTGGTAGAGAAACCAAAGTACAAAGAAGTGCTGGCGACGAAAACCTTCAGAATTCACACTCCGCCTGCCAAACCCAACTGCGTGGCCTGGCTGGGAG GAGCTATTTTTGGAGCACTTCAGGACATCCTTGGGAGCCGGTCTGTGTCTAAGGAATATTACAGCCAGACAGGCCGCATACCCGACTGGTGCTGTCTTAATAATCCTCCACTGGAAATGATGTTTGATGTTGGCAAAGCACCCCCACCACTGATGAAGAGGGCTTTTTCAACTGAGAAATAA